The following nucleotide sequence is from Corylus avellana chromosome ca7, CavTom2PMs-1.0.
TCTTGATCTCTCTGATATTTTTGTGAGTTTcttcacataattttttatttgattgctTTTGCTCATTAAATTATGTTAATAGAGTGCTCTCCTTCTCCCTCTTCACGTTTCCCTTCAAGAATATTTATTGAAGTTTTTTCACAAGGGGTTCAATCCATTCacatttcttataaaattgcaTCATTCTTTTTCCTGTCTTGTTTTCTTTACTATGCTGCTGCTCTAGCCGTCTCTGTCTAGgtttttataaatatttcttATGTAAGAAAATGGTTGCGTAGTGGGTATGTGATTGCCTCTTCTTTCAGCTACAAGGGCTTTAGATCTGAGGATCAATTTCTTGCTGGCTTTGTTCTGGAGGCATATATGAATTTTGCGTCCAAAGGTCTTGGGAGATAATCTTTGTCCAGATTAGTTGTCTTCCGCTTACTTCTTCTCTGGGCTCCCATACCTTGGATACATTTTagttttataagaaaaaaaaaacttgcaattTTTATAATGGTCCTTCGTTTTGATATTTTGATGGATTAGCTGTTTTACTGCTTTTGCATATCTTATCTTGTAAGGTACTTTTTGTCTATCCATTTCTCTCGCCTATTCTTTCTGTAGGTACATCTCTTTATAGTCTTGCATTTGATATAATTTCAGTCttgaaatatatttattaaaaaaaaaactataacaaGGGGTTCAATCCATTCacatttcttataaaattgcaTCATTCTTTTTTCTGTCTTGTTTTCTTTACTATGCTGCTCTAGCCTTCTCTGTCTAGGTTTTTATAAATATTCTTTGTGTAAGAAAATGGTTGCGTTGTGGGTATGTGATTGCCTCTTCTTTCGGCTACAAGGGCTTTAGATCTGAGGATCAATTTCTTGCTGGCTTTGTTCTGGAGGCATATATGAATTTTGCGTCCAAAGGTCTTGGGAGATAATCTTTGTCCAGATTAGTTGTCTTCCGCTTACTTCTTCTCTGGGCTCCCATACCTTGGATACATTTTagttttataagaaaaaaaaacttgcaattTTTATAATGGTCCTTCGTTTTGATATTTTGATGGATTAGCTGTTTTACTGCTTTTGCATATCTTATCTTGTAAGGTACTTTTTGTCTATCCATTTCTCTCGCCTATTCTTTCTGTAAGGTACATCTCTTTATAGTCTTGCATTTGATATAATTTCAGTCttgaaatatatttattaaaaaaaaaaactataccaTTCCAGGTCATGGATCCTCATACCAAACGTGCCCTAACAACATTCAACTATTGACTTGTGCGAGTAAAAttggaattcaaaaaaaataaatccaaaataTATTGTTGATACTGTACACAGCTTACACTTTTGTCTGTTTGAGTGCTTGTTGAATTAAATTCCCATTTTTATTAGTCATTTGATATATCTATACTGATGGCTTGCTTGTTAAAAACATGCAGTTTGACTCGGATGATACATATAATGTTCTGTTATATGGTGGTGGTGCGTTGGTTGCAGTGTGGTTTTCATCGGTCATTGTCAGCACCATTGATTCTATTCCATTGGTGTGtacttgttattattttatgttaattgtttttgttcCTTAGTATTATGAACAAGGTTTAATTTCTTGTCTGGTAAATTGATTGTTGTTCAATGTAATGAAATTAGTTTCCCAAGCTGATGGAAGTTGTGGGCCTTGGCTACACATTCTGGTTCAGCTATCGGTATCTAATCTTTAAGGTACTTACAAATTGTGTTGGATTAGAATTGACCCTCCATTGTTTGAGGACTCATACTAATTAGTTTCTGTGGACTTGCAGAAAAATAGGGAAGAGTTGGCTACTAAAATTGAAGAGCTTAAGCAACAGGTTATTGGATCAGATGATGATTGATATAGAGTAGTCACTTGATCTTGCTCTGTTTTCTAGTGAAGGCaatatatgtttctttttcGGTCGCCATAGAAATGTAGACTGGTTGTACTCTTGAGATGGAAGTAAAtatgtttaatttttctaccCGCGTGTACTTGGTCTTTTCTCGTTGTTATTCTCTTGTTATTCAATGACGATTGTTCTCGTCATTGAATTACTTTAGTCATACGATTTCTTGTGTCGATATCAAATTGAAGGTTGCCAAGGTTCATCATGCATTCCCAAGACctctaagagcctgtttgagattgcgtttgaaaagtagagcttttaagtcgaaaaaaacttttgaacaaaagcttcatttttaagctcttaccaaaagtgtttttttggctatttttaggctttttgaacctttaaaagcacttttaatttttttactaaatgagtattttttttttcaaacggtctctttaagtgttaaaagcgtttttagttccctcaaacgcaatcttaaaTAGGCCCTAAGAATAGGGGATGAAAGAAATGCTCTACGGTTGAGGCACTGCAGGGGCCATTTATGGCTGTTTTTTTGTTATGTGGTTTTTGAATTTATGTATTGATGGTTTagcgaaaaatattttttggataagattttctttatttttgaatattcgGCATGGCTTAAAATATTGATATAAGATGAACATATTTTCAGTTACCAAGAAAAATGACCTTTATAATGTGTAAAATGTTTATGTTTTTCGTTTGAGTGAGTTATTTTCCACTGCTCTTACACTTGTGGATGGCAATTCAGAGAGAGTTCTTTATGAGCCTTACCTACGTGGGATTTTTCACAGTTAGTTCGTATGGTCACAATTCAAGCCACGCCATCACAGCTGTAGTTCATATCGATAGTATAAAAGGATGGGCATAGAAATTAATTTGTCTGCAACAAGCTCTTCCATTGTgcagaaaaattaatttgtaccaagaaaaatgacttttataaTGTGTAAAATGTTTATGTTTTTCGTTTGAGTGAGTTATTTTCCACTGCTCTTCCACTTGTGGGAGGCACTTGGGAGAGAGTTCTTTCTGAGCCTTACCAACATGGGATTTTTCAGTCAGTTCGTATGGTCACAATTCAAGCCACGCCATCACAGCTGTAGTTCATATCGATAGTATAAACAGATGGGCATAGAAATTAGTTTGTCTGCAACAAGCTCTTCCATTTTGCAGAAAAAAAATGGCCACTAAACTTGACGCTTCTCTCCTTCTCTTTGCTATCTCGATTGTAATGTCTCTCTCGCTTTCGACCCATTGTGAAACAGCTGCAAATGAGAACCTAATAGCCAAAACTTGCAACCTCACAAAGTTTCTCGCTGTTTGCAGATCAACATTGCGGTCGGATCCTCGGAGTTCAAGTGCAAATCTGACCGGCCTTACTAGGATTGCCATGGAGTTGGCCGGAAACAAGGCCAATGACACTGCCGGAGTGGCCTTTAAGCGGATGAACAATGCGTCTGACTATATGACATGGGCGGAGAGTTCAGCTTGTTTCAACGGTTATAACATAAGCATGTATGGAATTAAAGAGAAGGGTCTCCGGTATTTTGACGAGAGGAAGTATGATGAGGCATACCAAACAGTGGATTTTCTTGAAGAGCAAACACGCCATTGTAGTAGGTTTGGCAGAGCAGAGTTTGCTAAAAAGAATTCAGTACTATTGAGGTTTACTATTGATGTGAAGACGATTTTACATCAGCTTTTTTGATCTACTGTTATCATTATCATGaataataaatatttctttctttatagcAAAGCATGATGGTGCCTTTGCCGTTTGTTCTCACCGTCGAGCTTGTGCcgtttcaaattttcaattaatttttgtttccttttacttgtaGGGGTTTAGATGAAGAAGTGACAGTTGTGTTATCCacccaaaagttaaaaaacaaaaacaaaaagcgaCAATTGTGTTACTTCTATCTATTGCCATTTAAAAACTAATAGAATGTTGCAATGCATAACAAATGCCACGTCAACTTTATActtcaccaaaaaaattaatttttcttaagTGGGAAAGGGATAGGGATGGTGACCAAACACCCCCATTGTTTGACCACCTTTGAAGGAGGTTAATTTTGGAGGTGGTTGAATTGCCTCTTAATCTCAAGAGTGGTAATTGAGTCACCTTTTTTACCCGAGAGTGGTGGTTCAGGCCAACCCGAAAGCCATTTTAAGGAGTAGTCAAATTACTCTCTTCAGCCTTGAAGCTACTCCTAAGCTAGTATTGTTCGAGAGGGTTTAATAACCCCTTCACCCAAGATTGATGATTTGGGTCAACCCAAAAGCCCTCGTGAGAAGTAGCCAATCACTCTTACTACTCTTGAAATATGAGAATCGTCAAACTATTTATGAAAAAATCTTTTTTCGAACTACTCCCATAATCTCCTTTGAAGTAACCAAAGACCAAGTGGTAGAGATAAGAGACCCACCCATTTTACcacctttgtttttgtttttgttttcgttttttgttttttgtttttttttcattttttcattttttttttttttggttaagtgCCACATGAGGTGGTATTTGGCACAGGCAATAACATTTTATTGGTCTTATATAATTCtttaaatacaaaactaaaattttattaGCTTTTTAGAGGGCAGATAGAcgaaaatatcaaattaataaacTTATAAAACACATGTACCAATTTTAAGACTTTTTAAAACTTAggtagcttttttattttttatttttttttataaaaaaaaaaaggaaaggaaaggtaAATCACATATACTAATtagccttttttctttctttctttctctgagcattaatgatgttattttaaacTATAAAAAACAGCACATGCCCGTCACTACCATAGTTAATTCTTTACGAGCTAGAGTTGATAGGGGAAGAATCCCTCTCTTTTAGAGGAAGGAAATGAAGTCATGGTCGGTTGCTCATTCTGTCCTTCCTTGTGACAAAGTAATGGTTGTTTATATGGGCTATTTAAGTCTTTATCCCCTAATTTTAAAGACATAAATTGAGAGGTCTATAAAAAAGTAATGGTTATTTATATGGGCTATAAATTTTATAGTAGAATGAATATAAATAAAGACCAAATTAAAGATATAGTTGATTAAATGAAACATACATTACTATCTCTCATTAATACTTTGGCCCctcctaataattttttttggctccACCACTCCTGAGGTTCACCTAATATTTTTGCAGTGCAAATTAATGAGAGTTGGGATGTTTCCACTTTACAATATGGAGAAATCATGACATACTTTTTCTTGTCAATTAGCTCAAAATAATAACTAGATGACATTGACAAATAACAAATGCTAACGAAGGGCATGATTAGgtgataaatgtatttttttcttaattttttttttttggttgggtaatttttaaatttcaaaagctACTAGGccaaagtaaaaatatatagaaaatctccctctttttaaaataagttttaTGGTTATGAAGTCACATGATCAGGCCATAATGCATGCGTGTAAAGCTAAACTCATGACCTCAAGAGAGAACTCATCCCAAGTAGGCATCTTAGACAACTCTTCATCGTGCCCTCCttaaaatgcaaaacaaagggTTAGAGCCTAGAGGGTACCTCAGAATGAAcattaaaaaacataagaagaaatagaaaataaaggagaataaaataaagaaaggaagagagagagagacctaatAACAATTTAGAAAGAATTTTAAACAAAGTCCGCCATTATATGACTTGGATCTGGTTTTAATTAGAACTAATTTCATTCAGATTGAAACACGTGTTTTTTATCCTGTAATTAGAACTTGACCCAATATGACTGGGACAAGTATTCATTGCGGTTATGGAACGCATATCTCAATCCCAATAAATTCAATTATTCTTCCATAGAAGTTTTCATTTTGCAAATAATATGGTTGAATATCGTTAATATAGAGTTgcttgaaaaatgaaaaccctACTACTGTGTTTTATTCACTGATCTAAATATGTTCAAAAGTTTTACTTTCACATAATGTGCATGCATCTAATAATTatcgtttttttcttttttctttttctaagcaataATTATCATATTCATTTATGGAGAttacgttatatatatatatatatatatatatatgcaatcaTTCTGAGAGTCATGCTGTTGCGAATAACGAAAATCTCTTCGAACATTGTCCAACCAATTAAAGCTTTGAGATTGGAAGGCATTTTTATTAATAGATCatcgaagaaaaagaaaaagaaaatacatattttgcatatatatagaaaataaaaatcaaacagatATATTGGTATTCCTACATTTGGCAACAATCAAAgggatattttattttaatgcacatgattcttacatatattttaaattttaatcatataaaaaatgcatgtaagaaCTAATACTGGACAATTTGATCCActtcatatttttcatatataataaatctttagaaaataaaaatcaaacagatATTGATATTCACACGAATCACACATTTGGAAACAATCAAACAgagattttattttctctaccTTTCTCGGTCGCCAATCATCTATCAAAAGGGTAATTATCTCAAAGATCTCCTATACAGCAAAATCCCAGTCAGGTTGAAAGCAATAGCCGTAGATCCACAATCCACTTGATCCCACCAACCAATCCAATCCTATCGTCTAACCCAAAGCCATCGTCCAGTTCTACACCGAAGAAAACCCCAAAGGAGCTAGAATCGTGTGCGCACCAGACAAGTTCTGTACCCACCCCCGCACGAAATAATCACCCATCAACGAACTTGACCGTTATAGGGGAGACATCGTGTACGCTTGCCACGTATGCCCCGCGCCACTCGCACGACACCTTAAGATTACAGTACTTTGATCCTGGTCGGACCCAAGtcgatgttaaaaaaaaaaatccgaatattttcaaatattagTAAAACAGAGGGAATATATAAATACAGGGTGAAAACGAAGCAAAACCAATCAAAGTCTAAGCAGAACCCATCAAATTCTGCAGCCTCTTCGACTTCGCTTTCTCTCATTGTCACTCTCTCACTGTAAGTGGCCT
It contains:
- the LOC132186453 gene encoding cell wall / vacuolar inhibitor of fructosidase 2-like; the encoded protein is MATKLDASLLLFAISIVMSLSLSTHCETAANENLIAKTCNLTKFLAVCRSTLRSDPRSSSANLTGLTRIAMELAGNKANDTAGVAFKRMNNASDYMTWAESSACFNGYNISMYGIKEKGLRYFDERKYDEAYQTVDFLEEQTRHCSRFGRAEFAKKNSVLLRFTIDVKTILHQLF